One Argentina anserina chromosome 6, drPotAnse1.1, whole genome shotgun sequence genomic window, TTTGCGTCTTCCTCCCATTTGAAAAATGTCTTACTCATGATAACTAAACAGTACATGAATGAGCCATGATGGCCTAATAGATATAACCTAGGTAGAGATGAAAATATAACAATCCTGCAACAACATAATGGCATAAATTGTATGTCAAGtagaatatatatgaataacaTAAAAACATCAGCTCAGATAACCATGTGTACGTATTATGATCCAAGACTATATGTTAAGGGCAATGATATAGGGCCTCAAATCTATGTGTCAAGCCTTATCGCATAAACACATCACATATTAAATAAGATTATGGCATGTCAATCTTGAGTAAAATGAAGCATTGATTAGGTGGGCTATTCGCTCCACTTTTTGCGAAGTTGAGCAACCAAATCCTAGGGTTTTGCAAGAGAGCAACGGTGACCTTTGGAAGCCACTTGCATGGGACGTTGGTGACAGCCCAAACTCTGGAAGCCCCAAGGATTGtttttgatcaattatttGGTTTCTCAAAGGCCAAGCGATTGGAGGCAAAGGAATGGAGACGTCGGCTCCATCTAGATCTACATCGAAGATTAAGCTTTGTGGTGGTGCACATCGTTGGGCGTACGTCTACTAGCTAGAAGAGGTTGTGTATGCAGGGACGGACCAATTTCCATTAGCATCGGTGGTGTACGTCGAGTCTTATGGAAGGAGAAGGTTGAAGCTTGTCTCATTGGAGGAGACCGAGTTTGAGTCGCATAGCGGACACGGTTTCCCTAAAGCCCTGTTGGTGAGCCTTCAAACTTCAAGTTTGTAGGGTACAGTTATatttaggggtgggcataaaaaacagaaatctcgatcccgtcccgaaattcatagggacgggacgggacgaaggtctaaaaacgttcatCCCATCCCGATTCCGTCTCGTTTCATAAtggtgggatgggacgtgggacgaataatttatatcccgcttcgtcctgTCCCGTCCTacctttaataaaaacttaaaaattcttatatatttgtatcaaaatgaaactaatttatgttcttaataactccaaaattctatcaactcaaataataatgataaattataatattttgaacataatatgcatttttttgttaaaatttctttattaaatgttattttgttaatgaaaaagtaaaaatataggtttttatttaacttcataggaaggtgggatttgtcccgtcccgtcccgatcccgtcccgattcaaaagagtgagacgggacgtgggatgagccccgtcccgtcccatcccgtctcgtgcccacccctagttaTATTGGAGGGACAACCGATGCATGGTCGTCTACTGGATGATCAACTTTGGTAGGCTCCCCCAAAAGTTTTGCCGATTTGGTCCTGGTGGGAAGGAGATTGCAAGTTGGACTTTGGGTCTATTTTTAGGGTAGTTCAGTGGTACCAGAATAGGCTTTGAAATCAGTTTGCTTCTCCCTCTCAAAAGTGTTGTGCTAGGTGGGCTTTAGGAGGAGTAGCACTCTTGAAAACCTAATTTTTGGTAAGGTTTCTGAAATGGGTGCGCGACTGATGCCTTAGGTCCGAGTCAGTTGTCTTTACTATAATTTAGTGTTTTGAGGAGTTACATTATGCTAAAGTCTTTCTAGCTTTActcaatttcttttgcacattattttttcaaattttggtATGTTTAATAAGCGCGGTTTGTGCGTTGTTAGTTGCTTAGTTATAGCTTGCATTTGGAGTGATTTTGTCACTATTTATTTGATCCTTGTGGTCGTGTATGATAATGGTCAAATGAAGTCATTCATTCTCCTAAAAAAACTTGAGTAAAATGAAGCTAAATTAATTTCAAGAAGGTATGATTagcatttcaatatattttctttcctttagATCTTAATTTaacttttgatttttttaattaatttattgttGTAAGGATTATTAGGTAACTTCATAATAAATTCATTAATATAAAGATTTTGATATCATATCAATTTAccagatttttgtttttaacccACAAATTgcaatatcaatatatacatactatttTCTTCCATCGAATTTATTTTGTGcgaattaaatatataaattatattatatatatactcatatatctatatatatacacaaaataAATTGAATTTTTGAACGAAATTGCATGAAAAAATATGTGTTCGTAATTCacgttattttttttgtttaatctAAATATCTAATCatgattttattaaaaaaaaagttaagagCAGAAGTAGCTCGATCATAGGCCTCCAGTGGTTATAGATCGGAACAATTAGGTGGAACCCCGGGCAGCTTAACTAACAACCATATCTAAGCTTCGAGTATTGATAAAAAAgccaaaataaattatttatagAAGTTAGACAAAATAATCTATAATCATTAGATTTATGAAGGATAAGATGATCAttttatttaagaatgatattgtgttattttatgaaaatatgATGTGGCTAGATGACACACCATGACACCTAGGATTGACTGATTGAGATCTTGAAGGCCTAGAATTTTGAGACCaacaattatttttcatatattttttatcgttctctaattatttaaattttgtgATTTAGATGAGGCAAAGAATCTACGTCTACTGTAAAATTAGTTTCTCTCCAAATATCATGAACACAGCTCTAAGCGTATGTTATCATCGGTGTGTCAATTTATGATAGTTTGATTGCTTAATTGCAATTTAACATAGCTTAATTGCACTAAATTGTCTAATTTTCTCACGGACACCATATTGAATAATCAATTTTTCTGATGTATTAGTTTAAAAGTATTATGTTGTTCgatgtattatattattttatttcatgataattaaattaataagttttttaaatgaaatcctcataaatgtgaaatttattatataaattatgccattattaatttatatattccaTCGGGTCTATATGAATTATCGAATttctattattttataaatgtaacgaattattaatttaacacaTTTGCTTCAAGTCGGACCGgcaaaaaaaatattctttttgtGAGGTTTTCTTTATTTGCAATTTACTTCCGCTCTTGATCTACCTGGTCGGTTGGTCCAAGCAGAGGCCCTTTAAGTCTCTGGTGTTGTGGACATCATCTAGCCTATTTCAGGAGTTACAGTTTAGGAGTTCAAGCCTAGTTCTATTTGAAACAAGATTtataatttcaaatttattaCTCGGCCAGAATTATTGTTTATAATTTGgtattaaattattatttagtaCTAATTTAAatcttaaattataaaaaagttaaagaagaaaattcaattaaaaaatagttttcacatttaattagaaattacaaaaatgtcaacaaacttcaaacaaaaatgaaaaacaaatcattttttttaatattttgctCATTATTTTGTCCATTCTTactctttttcttattttttttaaccGGCCATAACTTTTCCGTCCGGCGATAGATTTGAACGTAGTTGGTACCGTTGAAAAGATCTCTATTccttctttcatttgatatcataCCACTCCGAATTAACCACTGTATAAGGCGTATAAACCTTCGAAAATGGACTACTGCCCTTCATGGCGATACTCCAAGCTTTTCCGGCAAAACCGGAGCCCAATGCTCCATCATTCTAGCTATTCGCTTCATTCTAGCACAATCATaccaattttcttttaattttaacataatttcacGGATTTTCAAATTTCTCTAAGCATGTCACACTTGCGATCACACCACCAGTCGCACTAGGTGTCACAATGGTAGGTACAATATCGACATTGTGACTGTCATTGTATTTGGTAGTGTGACTACCCGTGTAACTGGTAATGTGACTATATTGTGAcaagaagaaaatgtgaaaaagaagaagaagaaaataattagtAGAATTCACGAACCATTGTCACGCTTGCAGTCACACTACCAGTCACACTATGTGTAACATTTGCAGTCACACCACCAGTCACAATTGTAGTCGCAATAGTAGTCACACAGTAGCCACagtcaatggtctaaatatcgttttcggaatcgtatcggtcgagaggtaaaacgatatatcgggggatatatcggttttatcggggatatatcggttttatcggatttgcttattttcaataaaatttataaaattatacttcaatatgtaccaaataaactaaaaaaacggtactaagtaaactaaagaaaataaatacttgatttaatgacaattaaagtacaggaacgacatctaataataaaaataggtatttaagaatgattatttagacttgaaattcatcatatatatttaaaatttatataaattaaaaatatatatgaaaaaatgaaaaaataagtttttcaaaaaaaagaagaggaaataaatattaaaaaattaaacaaaaattgaaaaaatgataataaaaatcaaagtttgaccgatatttgaccgttgaccatcatttttgcgttgaccgataaattttgaccgatatgctcttatcgtatcggattcgaaatatcagcgatatatctgggatatatcggcgatatcgccgatatttcaTATCACCGATATTTCGAACAGAGGCCACAGTAGTAGTCACATCGGTAGTCTCACTGGTAATCACATCATTAGATATTTAGATGTCACATTGAGAGTTACATCGGTAGTCATAATAATTTTATAACTAAAAAACTAGTCACTTACACTGTCAGTCACACTATCAGTCACACAACAATTCTCACTTCCATTGTTCTGGGATTGGTAGTGTGACTGTCATTGTGACCGGTAGTGTGATTGTCATTTGTAACTGGTGATGTGATTCACATAATGTACTACAATCTACACAAAAAATAAGagaatagaaaaaaaacaatattgatGTGGGAACCCAAAAATGGCTCTGGGCGCCCACAACATCGATGCTTCGGAGATCTTCTCCTCTCCGTCGACGTACATCAGTGATGCCACAACATTTTGCTTTACCGCCGTCACAACATCTTGCTTCACCCCCGTGCCCAGATCGAAGAAAGCTTCAATGTTGTTGGCATCTTTTTCGTCCCGACCTCAACGTTGGGGTCCTAGAGTCGAGGACGCCGATGTTGGAGAAACCGATATCGAAATCTGGCGAGGTCCTTAGAATCGAGGACGGCAAGATCGGAGAAGGCAATGGTTTCTGGTGTGCTTGTCATTGGGGAATCTATCGAGGAAGGTGGGATcagagaagatgatgaagccGAAACCGCGGGGTGGATGGTGCTCTTTGTTGTTTTAATCGCCGTCATCAATCCCAGCGCATGAAACCAACCTGGACGAAGAGAAACGCCGTTGTGACTGATGGAGGCTTGGCGGGGAATGGGGAGCGTCCGATCAGTGGCCTTGAGTTTGAAGTCGGAGCTCCGATGTTGATGAAGAATGATGGGATGGTGTCACTGTCTCAAAAAACTGAAGTAGCGTTGCTCTCTTACATTTAAGATCAGTGGCAAGGTTGTTAATATCATCAACTTTGGGGGCAACGGTCTAAGAAATTAAAGAGATTGACTTTTCTATAATTTCCAAACAGTtggtgagtttttttttttataattaagacACTCAAATGTGACTTTTTATGATCTAccctttagttttttttattttcttgttctAGTTTTGTTCTTCCACGGAGGTTTTTGACCTCTTCAGTCTTCACCAAATGCTCGCGACTTATCATCAAATTTCGGTGATAAATTTTAAGCTAAGAATGTGACAAAGAGAAACGATCCCATTGAGGGATCAGTATGAACCTATCGATCCAGATAAAATTTGTTGTATGGAAGTTAGCGGCCGTATCTAGCGTCCATCTTGATTATTATgaaaaatatgatatatacATGACAATTTAGGTTGAAGAAGTCGTGGGCAGCCATCTCTAATATGCTAATGCACCATTGAATGAGCCACAAATGACAACTGCTCTGCAATCAGTGCAATGAGTtactataaatatatatatgatacgCATGTGGCATTTCTATTCGTTTTTCTCCCACCTGCCAAAGTGCCAATTGAATCAGATAATTAGCCACTAAATCATGTTTGATTAAAGAACAATACATTATTAGCGACCAGCTCCGACCTGCATATATTTAGTGTAATATGGTACGAGGGCGATTGCATGTATAGAACTATAGATACGTACTTGGACTCTCATTTCGGGAAAACATGGTTAAAAGGGTATTGTTATATAGACCAATATTATTTGGCCTAATAGTATAAGTCttatattaattttctttaaaagGGGCGTCGATTCtttaaatcataaatttaCATAAGATTAACTCATTGAATACGAgggtaatataaatgcattctAAACAAAGCCATCGTCGCAGATCAACCATCTCCGGCGGTCGGCATTGCTTCTCCGCCATCACCAACACCGCCTTCCTCAAGAGTCTCAGACCATCATTCTCTACAAAAACCCAGGTGAATGatgtgtgcatatatatatttgagtaTCTAGAAGTCTAGAAGTTAAACTAATCCGAGAAGACAGCAAGGAGTATCATTTTGGTACAGACAACAAGGGTCTGAAGTCTCTGAACTATCTTTATTTAAGATGATGCCTTCTCATTTATGAGCAAATTAGGCCATGTGACATACATCACAAGAATGGGAAAGCTAACATGATCAGTTGTTTATGTCTCCATGCCTCCACATATATCCCTTGACTTTCTTCAATACGTACCCTGTGCAAATGTGTCACTCACTCTATTAAACCGTATTTACAAGCATCATATAGTGTAGctaaatttttcttttttactgtATAGAATACACACATCACAGAGAATTCGTATGCACAGATTCCTACCGATTTAGACctgaattttcttttctaacgcaaatttcatctccaaaaCCTGCATCACTGTGAcctttcaaaaacaaaaacctgcGTCACTTCACTAAAATACTCGCAACCATTGTGATAATATTAAATGACTCACTAATCGTTGATTTTAATATTTCTCGTGCAAATGTGCAATCACCGATCAACGTAACGGCTATATTAGGGCATTGACCCATGGACTTTAAAGTGCCTAGTGACTTCATATATAATTGTTCGTTTCAtcatttatgttatttttttaattataaattaccgAACTAACGGAAGACTTGATATTAAATCTTTACCCATTCTGAAAGCAAAGAGACGTTGAAAAAGTATAGCCagacatcaaactcataagcGTCTGGAGATAGCTAAGTACTAACTAACAACTAAAGTCGTCATTTATTTATAATCCAAAATCAGATCACTAAATCGTCATCATATACTCATAATCTGTGTATATATGATATGTAACAGTAATATAAtacgccaaaaaaaaaaacaaaacaaaagaatagTGGATCGGAATGTATCACAAATCACAAGCAAAAGCAAAAGTGAGACGATAAGACGAGAATGTATCAACAAGAGTGGATCGGATATCGGCCTCGGCCGCAATAGATGACCAGCTACTATATGGCCTTAAAGTAGTCAATTTTGCAACGCTTGGTCTCGAAAGCAATTGAGGATTTCCCATTCGTACTCAAAGGAACCTTCAAGTCACATTCAACTCGGGGCTTGAACTTTCCGGTCTTGATCCGACCGAACTTGAACCTAATCCTCAGATAAAGCTTCATCTCAATCTCGTAAACCCCAGCAGTGGTCTGCTTCTGATACTCCGACTGCAAATTGGACCCACCAAGCAACTGCTGTCCAGTAAACAAGGGGTTCAAGACGTTGGTGGTTTTGTGTCCTTGGTAAAACGGTGTGAGAGTGATCATGCTGAACCTCTGGCCCTCGTAGTTGGCTCTGGCTTCGATGCGATCGTAGTAGATGCCGAGCTTCTTGTTAGGGTTTCGGATGGTGAGGTTGAGGGCGAGGTTGTAGTGGAGGTTGCTGTCGGAGGAGAAGTTGAACTGGGTGAGGGTGGCGTCTGTGACGTAAAACTTGACACGGTTAGGTTTAACTATGAGCCAGAAGACGAAGAAGGCTAGGCCCATGAAGACGATGGCGGTGAAGATGAGCTTGAAGACGAGGCCAAAGATGCAGCTGCAGCAGCAGCCAAGAGGGCCTCCGCCGCGGCCGATGCTTTCGTAGGAGTCTCTCTTGGGCGGGATGGATGGGCCATAGTAGGAGCCATTCAAGCCTGCTTGTTTCTCCGACATGGATGCTGAAACTGAGAAATGAGATAGAAGATTCTGtggaaatgaaatgaaagagGTAAAAGAAGAGTGGAATGTGAAGAAGGTGAGGTGAAGTGATGTTTATATTAGGGGAAAAAGGACCGTGGGAAATGAGGAAAAACTGGTGTGCTGATGGGATTGTGTATAATAAGGAAGGAAATACGGCGAGAACGTGTTGGGTGGGTAAACGAAAATCAACGCGTTAGTTAACGTTTATGGAAGAAGAAGCTCTCATCTGAGGCGGCGTGTGAATTAATCGAAGGGATCAATACTAGGGACGTTTCTTCGTAGATTCCATGGTGATATACTCCATCGGAGTCGAGTCATCATTAGCTTGACTTACGTGATGGGTTCCTTTTCGTGAGTCTATTATTGGAAAGGCCAATTGTAGGATTAGAATTAAGGGAGCTTATTTGGTGCTCTGGTGGAGTATGGGCACCATCCATGTGTCTGTTAACTCTTTTAGTTAGTTTtccaagcaaaaaaaaaaaggtaaaaacTCCACCAAAATCATTCTCTCCCCACctaaactcaaatttcaatcACAACCAACAACTAGCAGGGTCTCCATTTTagtgacctttttttttctttttttgtgtaAGGTATgatgtattttgttttgttcattGTAAATAAACATAATTACTAACCTCAAGATTTTTTCTTTGAAGGAAACTACCTCAAGATTTTATCATggatttttttgttctttcttttttcataaAGAAAAACCTCGGATTTGTTGGATGTTCAAACAATTGTGAATTTAAATGATGTTCTTCTTGAGaatctattttatttatataagaaattttatagataAAATTCATATGAAGTTGTTACGCTCGTAAGCGACAATACATAGATCATCATTAGGTGCTTGTCAAGCCAAACCATGTTGGCATTGGCTTCAATACCTACTGCGGTAAGCCGATGCACCTTCAAGTGTGCACAAGAGCGGTATGATACTCACGTGTCTGTTAAATCAAAAGGCTAATGTTAGCTACAAATGAGTTTAACTTTGAAATATGTGCAAAACAATAATAGATAGGAGAAAAATTATTGTAAAACCTCTTCACCTTGGGCTCCGcccaaagaaataaaaaaaaaattaagtacAGCTTTCCAAAAAGCTCCAGAGATTATtatatgttttatttatttattttatgacATTTGTTTTTTAGCTCAAAATTATAATCTAGGCACAAAATATTTAGAGATTATAATTGAAATGAGTTTGAAATATATTGTTTTAATCTATTAATTTTAATAACCATGAGTATCTTAGTTTTGATCGTAAAAGCATGATAAATCACTAAACTTGGACGAAAACTAATGATTACAAAGTTAATATGGTTGACATATTAAATAATGAATTTTGGGTTATATGACAATTATAAATGATCCATAATATTAAAGTGTATAATGAGGATAAAATTCCGAGTAATTTTAATGACATAACTATTTTTTGTAGTAAGATTAACGATCGTACGTGATAAATTTGGAAACCCGTATGGTTTGTCGTCTGttatttatgattttatgTACTTAGTTAAGTACATGCATGCTACATTTGTGTTGCTTCCACTTATTATTAGATATGGTTAATTAGCTCTTCAAGTTTTTTCTAGTTATGGTTAGAAGTAAAAAGATGATAAAATTTACCTATAACTATAAATTAGGACATTGTCTTAATGTTTGATAAAAAGAAAAGTGTACAACCCATCTTCTGTGAGTTTTGCGGATTTCTGGATCATGATTCTAACAGGTGCGAGCTCCAAAAAGTTGGAGTCATTAAGGAGAAACAGTTCGATATCCTGCTCTGTGCGGAGAGGAAAGATAAGTGGTTAAGGGACATGGAGGCCAATGAACGTCGGGCGGTAATTGATAACCTGGTTCGAAGCGAGGGTCGTTTTGGACACGCTGAGAAAAGTAAGGGTGGGTGGTCCATGCAGGCACCAGAATTCACAATGTCGGGCTTTCATCGAAACAGAGGAGAGTGGGAAGGAGAGACTATGGTGGCTAATTTTAACGGCATGGAGATTGATGGTGTGGCTGAGCTAGCCGGTTTTGGGAAACGACGGCGTTTAACGGCGGAGCAACGGTCGGATTCAAATTTGGTACAAGATCTGGGAGTTAAGGGTATGGAGGGGATGGTGGCGAAGATTGGGGATCAGGCAATGAGTGCAGATTGTGCATTAATTATTGAGGC contains:
- the LOC126798821 gene encoding NDR1/HIN1-like protein 3, which codes for MSEKQAGLNGSYYGPSIPPKRDSYESIGRGGGPLGCCCSCIFGLVFKLIFTAIVFMGLAFFVFWLIVKPNRVKFYVTDATLTQFNFSSDSNLHYNLALNLTIRNPNKKLGIYYDRIEARANYEGQRFSMITLTPFYQGHKTTNVLNPLFTGQQLLGGSNLQSEYQKQTTAGVYEIEMKLYLRIRFKFGRIKTGKFKPRVECDLKVPLSTNGKSSIAFETKRCKIDYFKAI